From Solea solea chromosome 20, fSolSol10.1, whole genome shotgun sequence, one genomic window encodes:
- the cks1b gene encoding cyclin-dependent kinases regulatory subunit 1, with product MSNKHIYYSDKYDDEKYEYRHVVLPKDIAKRVPKTHLMSETEWRNLGVQQSQGWVHYMIHQPEPHILLFRRPLPNQKI from the exons ATGTCTAACAAACATATCTACTACTCTGACAAATACGACGATGAAAAATACGAGTACAG GCATGTGGTGCTGCCCAAAGACATTGCAAAACGTGTCCCCAAGACCCATTTGATGTCAGAGACTGAGTGGAGGAACCTGGGTGTCCAACAGAGTCAAGGATGGGTGCATTACATGATTCACCAGCCAG AGCCACACATCTTGCTGTTCCGGCGCCCCCTGCCCAACCAAAAGATTTAG